In Argiope bruennichi chromosome 4, qqArgBrue1.1, whole genome shotgun sequence, a single window of DNA contains:
- the LOC129965914 gene encoding ras-related protein Rab-19-like: protein MEDEQFDYLFKIVMIGDCGVGKTCVVQRFKSGTYVERHGNTIGVDFAMRTLTINKKRVKLQIWDTAGQERFRTITQSYYRSAHGVIMAYDITKHASFLHLPQWVDELRNYTQSDVPLVLIGNKCDLESEREVPFEEALALKEQIPELVAVLETSAREDTNVEKAFVTLASELIKRCNDGLHLQQQYDKFTAVNSSNAMKPREKGHCCQGS from the exons ATGGAAGACGAACAATTTGATTACTTATTCAAAATTGTAATGATTGGTGATTGTGGTGTTGGAAAAACATGTGTTGTTCAGCGATTTAAATCGGGAACCTACGTTGAACGCCATGGTAATACTATAGGAGTTGATTTTGCTATGAGAACATTAACTATCAACAAAAAGCGTGTCAAG ttacAGATATGGGATACAGCTGGCCAAGAAAGATTTCGAACCATAACTCAAAGTTACTATCGCAGTGCTCATGGTGTCATAATGGCTTATGACATTACAAAACATGCTAGCTTTCTCCATCTTCCTCAATGGGTAGATGAATTAAGGAATTATACACAATCTGATGTACCACTTGTACTAATAG gTAACAAATGTGATCTTGAATCAGAAAGAGAAGTGCCTTTTGAAGAAGCTCTAGCACTAAAAGAACAAATTCCTGAACTTGTAGCTGTGTTAGAAACTAGTGCTCGGGAAGATACAAATGTTGAAAAGGCTTTTGTCACGTTGGCCTCAGAACTTATTAAAAGATGCAATGATGGTTTGCATTTACAGCAACAATATGACAAATTTACTGCTGTGAATAGTAGCAATGCAATGAAACCTCGAGAAAAAGGTCATTGTTGCCAAGGCTCTTGA